GACCTCGCACGAGCGGCACACGGCCTTGGCCTCCTCGATCTGCAGGAGGGCCGGGCCCGTGTTGCCCACGGGGAAGAAGAGCTCCGGATCCTTGTCCAGGCAGGCTGCCTTGCTACGCCAATCCATCGGTCCGCTCACTTTCTGTCGGGAAGCCGGAGCCCGGAGGCGCCGGTGGTCGCGGCCTCCACCGGCGGCGGGTCCGGGGGACCGGCGCGGGCGACGCGCGGCACAGCCGGAACGGGAGGGCGACCCTGGTCATTGCAACGGGGACCGCCTTCATGCGAATGCGGCCCCCGGAAATCTCTTGCGTGTCATCCTCGCACGGCCCCCGCGCGGGAACAAGAGGGGTGCTGGTCCGCGCCCGGCCTGCGGCGTGAGTCATTCGTCACACCGACCTCGGTCTTCTCGGCGGGCCCGGGTCCGCCGGCCGCGGCACGACCGCCGCCCGACGTACCGTGGAGTCACGTCCGCGCTCCCGAGGAAGAGGCACCCCATGGCGCAGTCCCGCCGCCCCGATCCCGTCGATCCCCGCGAGGCCCCAGCCGCTCCCGCGCCGGAGGGCCCCCGCACGGGCGGCCGCGCGCCCGTCGCCGCGCTCGTGGTGGCGGCCGCGCTCGCGCTGCAGGCCGCCGCCCTGCTCTGGCTCGCCGGCGACGCGATCGCGCACCTGGGGGACGGGGTGCTGCCCGCCGGGGCGCGGGTGATGCTCATCGTGATCTACGTGCTGCTGGGCCTGTGGGTCCTGGTGACGTCCGTGGCCCTGCTGCGCGGCCGGGCATGGAGCCGGGGCGCCGCCACCGCGGTGCAGCTCTTCGGCGTCCTGCTCTCCTCCTGGCTGTTCAGCGTGGGGGAACCGGTGGTCGGCGGCGTGCTGCTCGCCGTCTCCGGCATCGCCCTGGTCACCCTGTTCTCGCGGCCGGTGACCGCCCACCTGTCCTCGGCGGCGCGGGAGCCCTCCGCCGAGTGACCGGTGCGGCCCCCGAGCCCCCGGCCCCGACGACGACGGCGCGCCCGCTGCGGACAGGGGGCGCGCCGTCGTCGTGGTGCGGGTCCGCCGCGCGGACCGCGCGGGTCAGTTGACCGGGCCGGTGAACTTCTCGCCGGGGCCCTTGCCCGGGGCGTCCGGGAAGGGGGAGGCCTCGCGGAAGGCCAGCTGCAGGGAGCGGAGCCCGTCGCGCAGCGGACCGGCGTGCTGGCTGCCGATCTCGGGGGCGGCCGCGGTCACCAGGCCGGCGAGGGCCGTGATCAGCTTGCGCGCCTCGTCGAGGTCCACCAGCTCGCGGGCGTCGGGGGAGTCGGCCAGGCCGCACTTCACGGCGGCGGCCGTCATGAGGTGCACGGCGGTGGTGGTGATGACCTCCACCGCGGGGACCTCGTGGATGTCGCGGACCTCCGCGGGGGAGTCCTGGTCGTTGGCGTCGTGGGCCTGACGTTCGTCTGTCATGGTGGTAAGCTTCCCATAGACCACTCCTGGTCTGCGCCCGTTGCGTCCTCCGGTGAACCCGGCGGCCGGCGGACATGGCCCGGGAGCAGCAAAGTGGAGGCCTCTCTCCCACCCGCGTCAGCAGCATGTCCGGTTCGCCCCGGGCCGAGTTGCCGGGTCACCGGTCGGGACGATCGCCCTCGTGGCGCGCGTCCTGCGCCGAGGGTCCCGCCCGTCGGGATCGTGTCGAGGCCTCCGTCCGCGTCCACGCGGGGAGGCCTTCCTCATTTCCGGGGGCCTGTCCGGCGGACGCGGGTGAACCCGTCGCCTCAACACAGGAGTAGCACCATCAGCGATCCCCGCATCAACGAGCGTATTCGCGTTCCGGAAGTCCGCCTGGTCGGTCCGAACGGCGAGCAGGTCGGCATCGTCCGCGTCGAGGACGCCCTCCGTCTCGCCGCCGAGGCGGACCTGGATCTCGTGGAGGTGGCCCCCACGGCCAAGCCTCCGGTGTGCAAGCTGATGGACTTCGGCAAGTACAAGTACGAGGCCGCGGTCAAGGCTCGCGAGTCGCGCAAGAACCAGGTGAACACGGTCCTCAAGGAGGTCCGCTTCCGCCTGAAGATCGACAAGCACGACTACGAGACCAAGACCGGCCACGCCAAGAAGTTCCTGAGCCAGGGCGACAAGGTCAAGGCCATCATCCAGTTCCGCGGCCGTGAGCAGCAGCGCCCCGAGCTCGGCATCAAGCTGCTCCAGCAGTTCGCCGAGGACGTGGCGGAGCTGGGCACCGTGGAGTCGCAGCCCCGTCAGGACGGCCGCAACATGGTGATGGTCATCGGCCCGCTGCGCACCAAGGCGGACGCCCGTGCGGACCAGCGCAAGAACTCGGAGGACAGCCACCGTGAGCGTCAGGGCGGCGGCTCGCGCCGCGACCAGGCCGCCCGCGAGGCCAAGGCGCGCGCCGCCGAGAAGGCCGCGGCCAACGCCGCCCCGGTGAAGAACTCGGTCGGGGACGCGTTCCCGGAGCAGCTCAAGGCCATGGCGGCCCGCACGCAGGAGTCCGCTCCCGCCGCGCCGGCCGCCTCCGTCGAGCCGAAGCAGGCGCCGAAGGCCCCCGCGAGGCCGGCGGCCAAGGCCGCGCCGAAGCAGGCACCCAAGGCCCCGGCCAAGCCGGCGGCTGCGGCGAAGCCCGCCGCGAAGCCGGCGGCGGCTCCCAAGCCCGCTGCGGCGTCGAAGCCGGCGTCCTCAGGCAAGCCGGCCGCTCCGGCGTCGGCCCCCAAGCCGGCGGCGAAGCCCATGCCGGCTCCGCCGAAGCCCGTAGCCCCGCGCGGCGGCGCCCCCAAGCCCGGCCCCCGGGCCTGACCCCTCGGGGTCGCACCAGACCAGCCCGGTCCGCACGGACCGGGTGACCAGCACTGCCGCGTGCGCCGCGCACGGCAGCGATGAGTGAAGGAGAACGGCAGCCATGCCGAAGATGAAGACCCACAGCGGTGCCAAGAAGCGCTTCCGCGTGACCGGCTCCGGCAAGATCATGCGCCAGCAGGCCAACCGCCGCCACTACCTGGAGCACAAGTCCTCGCGGCTGACCCGCCGCCTGAAGGGCGACAAGCTCGTCTCCAAGGGCAGCCTGAAGCAGATCAAGCGGATGCTCGGCATCTGATCATCCCTCCGGCCCTGCCGGAACCCCCTCCTTCCCGGCTGTGACGCGCCAGTCCGCGCCCCGGGGACCACACAGATTGGAGTACGCACGTGGCACGTGTGAAGCGGGCAGTGAACGCCCACAAGAAGCGTCGGACCATGCTGGAGCTCGCCTCCGGCTACCGCGGTCAGCGGTCTCGCCTGTACCGCAAGGCGAAGGAGCAGATGCTCCACTCGTTCACCTACAACTACCAGCACCGCCACAAGCGCAAGGGTGACTTCCGTCGCCTGTGGATCACCCGCATCAACGCGGCCGCCCGCGCCAACGGCATGACCTACAACCGCTTCATGCAGGGCCTGAAGCTGGCCGGCGTCGAGGTGGACCGCCGCATGCTCGCCGAGATCGCCGTCTCGGACGCCGCGACCTTCGCCGTGCTGGTGAAGACCGCCCGCGAGGCCCTGCCCGCGGACGTCAACGCCCCCGCCGCCTCCCGCTGAGCCGGCCCAGGGACCCCCGGGTCCCCGCCACGTGTCAGACGTGGACACCGCCGCCGACGGGGCGGGCCCTCCGATGAGGAGGCCCGCCCCGTCGGCGTCTGCGCACCCGCGCCCCGCCGAACCCGACCAGGAGAGCCCATGACCCCGCCCGCCGAGCCGCTGACCCACCCCCGCGCCGAGCGCGTCCGCGCCGTCGCCGCCCTGGCCGGCCGGCCCGCGCGACGCCGGACCGGCACGTTCCTGGTGGAGGGCCCGCAGGCGTGCCGCGAGGCGCTGCGCGCGCACCTGGGGGAGGGGCCGGCGGGCGCGGCGCGGCAGTGGCCGGCCGGTCGCGTCCTCACCCAGGTCTACGTCTCCGCCGGGCTCGCCGAGCGGGACCCGGACCTGGCCGCCCTCGTGGAGCGGGTGGCCGACGGCGGGCCCGGCGGCGGCGAGCAAGTGTTCGTGCGGGAGGCCTCGGACGAGGTGCTCACCGCCATGGCGGACGCCGTGACGGGGCAGGGGATCGTGGCCGTGGCCCGCATCCCGGAGCAGCCGCCGCTGGCGCAGGTCTTCGAGGGTGCGGCGCTGGCGGCGGTGCTGTGCCGGGTGCAGGACCCGGGCAACGCCGGAACGGTGCTGCGCGCCGCGGACGCCGCCGGCGCGGACGCGGTGGTGCTCACCGCCTGGTCCGTGGACCCGTTCAATCCCAAGGTGGTGCGCTCCACCGCGGGCTCGCTGTTCCACCTGCCCGTGCTCACCGGCGCGGAGGCGGCCGCCGTCGCGGATGCGTCCCGCGGGGCCGGCCTGCAGGTGTGGGCGGCCGACGGCTACGGCGACGACCGCCTCGACGCGCTCGCCCCGGAGACGACGGCGGCGCCCACGGCCTGGCTGTTCGGCAACGAGGCGCAGGGACTGGATGAGGCGGAGCTCGCCCTGGCGGACCGCCGGGTGGCCGTGCCGCTCTACGGCGCCGCGGAGTCTCTGAACGTGGGGACGGCGGCCACCGTCTGCCTCTACGCCTCGGCCATGGCGGCCGCGGTCCGTCGGGACGGCTGATCCGGCCGCCGGGCTCGCGCGGCGCCGTCCGTGATCGGCGTGCGCGTGGCCGGTCGTGGGGGAGCCGGGCATGCGGAAAGGGCGGGGATCCGTGAGGATCCCCGCCCTTTCAAGCGGTCCCGGCCGAAGCCGGGTCACGTCTCAGCTCAGACGCGGGTGCCGCGACGGCCGGTGATGGCCTGCCAGATGAAGGCCACGATGACACCGCCGATGATCGCGAAGATCCAGGTGGCGAGGTCGAAGAAGCCGTCGTTGGTGGAGAAGCCCATCAGGCGGCCGATCCAGCCGCCCAGGAGGGCGCCCAGCACACCGGTGATGAGAGCGCCGAGCCAGCCGGTGCCCTGACGGCCCGGGAGGATGGCGCGAGCGATGGCGCCGGCGATGAGACCGAGGACGATCCAAGCGATGAAGCCCATGATGATGTTCCTTTCAAGTGCGAACTCTGACTTACGGGAAAGAAGCTAGCAAGGGGTTTCGCGGAAGCGCCACCTCTGATCTCCCGACTTTCCGGGGTTCCTGTCCTCTGTGCACAAGGCCACAGCAGGGGGGCGGCCGGCGGCTCGTGCCGCGCTCAGCGGGCGTCGGCCGCCGTCGCCGCCGAGGTCGGGGAGGCGCGTCGCACCAGCATGAACGCGAGGACCAGGCCCGCGAGGGCGATGGCCGCCCCCACGAGCGGGGGCGTGCGCAGGGAGGCGCCCGCCCCGATCGCCGCGGCCCCGACCCAGGCGCCCATCGCGTTCGCCATGTTGAGGGCGGAGTGGTTCAGGGAGCCGGCCAGCTGCGGCGCGCCGGGGGCCGAGTCCACGAGCAGCACCTGCAGGGAGGGGGCGATCCCGGATCCGCTCACGGCCACGCAGAACAGCAGGAGGACCATCACCGGCGCCCACTGGGCGGTCAGGCCCACGGCCAGGAGGGAGACGGCGCTGAGCCCGAAGCTCAGGCGCAGGGTGCCCACGGGGTCGCGGTCCGTCAGGGCGCCGCTCACGAGCGTGCCCACGACCATGCCGATCCCGTACAGGGCGAGGACGGCGGGGACCCATCGCTCGTCCAGGCCGGCCACCTCGGTGAGCAGCGGGGCGATGTAGGTGTAGAGGGCGAACATCCCGGCGAAGCCGATCACGCCCACGGCCACCGTGGCCCAGAGCCGGCCGGAGGCCAGGCCCCGCAGCTCGCGGCGCACGGACGCGCCCGCGGGGGCGGGGACCGGCGGCACGAGCCACGCGGTGGCGGCCACGCAGGCGAGCGCGCAGGCGGCGACGATCACGAACATCCAGCGCCAGCCGGCGGCCTGGCCGATCGCCGTCGCGGCCGGCACGCCCACCACGTTGGCCACGGACAGGCCCGCCATCACCCACGCGACGGCCTGACCTCGCCGCGCGGGCCCCGCCAGGTCGGCGGCGGCGAGGGCGGCGGCGGAGAAGTAGGCGCCGTGGGGCAGCCCGGAGACGAACCGCGCGGCCATCATGGTGGCCGTGTCCGGGGCGAGGAACGCGCCCGCGTGGCCGACGGTGAACAGCAGCATCAGCACGATGCCGGTGGTCCGCCGGTCCACCCGGGCGAACGCGGCGGCCAGCAGCGGGGCGCCGACCACCACTCCGAGGGCGTACATGGAGATGAGCACGCCGCCGGCCTCGAGGCCGATGCCGAGGTCCGCCACCGCCTGCGGCAGCAGGCCCATGATGGCGAACTCGGTGGTGCCGATCGCGAAGCTGCCGAGGGCGAGCGCGAGGATCGCCGGCAGCAGCCGGACCCGTCGCCCGCCCAGCAGGGCCTGGGGTCCCACGGCGCCGGCGGCCGGGGAGCCCGCGGCGCCGGCCGGGTCGGGGCGGGCGGGCATGGACGGGGACGCGGCGGGGTCGCCGGAGGCGGGGCTGGGCATGGGCACCGGCCCAGCCTACGGACCGGGTCCGGGAGCGCGGCGCGCCGTCGCTAGCCTGGGCCCATGACTTCTGCCACATCCCCGTCCGCCGGGACTGCCTCCCGCCCGACGACACCCCGGGGCCCCGGAGCGCGGTCGCGGCTCGTGGTGGGGCTGGCGCTGCTCGACGACGCGGCGGCGCCGAGCCGCTTGCTGGCCGCCCGGCGCAGCGCCCCCGCCGTGCTGCGAGGCCTGTGGGAGTTCCCGGGCGGGAAGGTGGAGACGGGGGAGGGCCCGCGGGAGGCGCTGGCCCGGGAGGTCCGCGAGGAGCTGGGTGTGGCCGTGCGGCTCGGCGCCGAGGTGCCGTCCCCGGACCCGGAGGGGTGGGAGCTGGCCAACGGGGCCCGGATGCGCGTGCTCTGGGGCGTCCTCGCCGAGGAGGGGGCCGAGCCGGCCGCCCTCGAGGACCACGATCTGCTCGCCTGGGTGCCCCTGTCCGGGGCCGGCGCGCACCACCTGGACTGGATCCCCGCGGACCGCCCGATCGTGTCCGCCGTGGTGGCGGGGGCGGCCACGGCCTTCGCCGCCGCGCCCTGAGCCCTGAACACTGAGCCGCCGATCGGCGGGCCGACGCCGCGGCGCGGGATCTCAGAACAGCGCCGGCTGGGCGGGGGCCGCCGGGGCCGGGACGGCCACGGGCGTGGAGCGCGGGACGGGCCGGGCGACGGGCCCGTCCTCGCGGCGGATGCCGTGGGCGCCCCCGCGGGTCAGCCCGTGTCGGGCGGCGGCCTCGCCGGCCGCGCGGGCCAGCGTGCGCCGGTAGGACTCGGGCGCGTAGGCGGAGCGGGCGTACATCTGCTCGTAGCCGGCCAGCAGGTCCGGGTGCTCCTGCCGGATCCAGCGCAGGTACCACTCCTTCGCGCCGGGGCGCAGGTGGAGGGCGCCGGGCATCACGCGGGCCGCCCCCGCCGCGGCGAGGGCGCGCATGAGCGCGTCGAGGTCCCGGTCCCCGTCCGTGAGCCAGGGCAGCAGGGGCATGGCCATCACGGTGACGTCCGCCCCCGCGGCGGCCAGGCGCTCGATCAGGCGCAGGCGAGCGGCCGGGGACGGGGTGCCGGGCTCCACGGCGGCGGCGACCGTGGGGTCGAGCATCGCCAGGGACAGGGACACCTGCACGGGGACGCTGCGCGAGGCGGCCTGCAGCAGCGGCACGTCCCGCGCCAGCAGCGTGCCCTTGGTGAGCACGGAGAACGGGGTGCCGGAGTCCGCGAGCGCCTCGATGATCCCCGGCATGAGGGAGTACCGGCCCTCGGCCCGCTGGTACGGGTCCGTGTTGGTCCCCAGGGCCACGGCCTCCCGGCCCCACGTGGGCCGGGCCAGCTCGGCGCGGAGCACCTGGGCCACGTTGACCTTCACCACGATCTGCCGGTCGAAGTCCTCGCCCGCGTCCAGGTCGAGGAAGGAGTGGGTGCTGCGCGCGTAGCAGTAGCGGCACGCGTGCGTGCAGCCGCGGTACGGGTTGACGGTCCAGCGGAACGGCATGGCCGAGGCGGCGGGGACGGCGTTGAGCGCGGTCTTGGCCAGCACCTCGTGGAACGTCACGCCGGCGAACTCGGGCGTGGTGACGCTCCGCTGCAGGTCCGAGAGCGGCAGCAGGGCGGCGGAGCCGGCCGGTGTGCCGGCCGCCTCCCGCTGGGCTCCGCTCTCGGACCGCAGGGTCTGCGCTTCCCATCGCATGCCCAAAAGTAGAACACATGTTCGAGTACGCCCGCAAACGTGTTCGATCCCGGGCGTGGCGTGGCCCGCCCCGCCCGCTACCGTGGTCGCCATGACGACCCCCGCCTTCGCGTCCGCCGTCCGCGTGCTGCTCACCGGCTTCGAGCCGTTCGGCGGGGACGGGCACAACCCCTCGATCGTCGCCGCCCGCGACGCCGTGGCGCTCCTGGCGGAGCGGGGGGTGGCCGCCGAGGCCGTGGAGCTGCCGTGCGCGTTCGCCGCCGCCGGCCCCGCACTGGCCGCCGCCCTCGAGCGGACCCGGCCCGAGGCGGCGGTCGCCGTCGGACTGGCCGGCGGGACGGGTGCCGTCCGGGTGGAGCGGATCGCCGTGAACCTGCAGGACGCCCGCATCCCGGACAACGCGGGGGACCAGCCCGTGGACCGCCCGGTGCGCGCCGAGGGCCCCGCCGCCCACTTCGCCACCCTGCCGGTGAAGCGCGCCGTCGAGGCGGTTCGGGCGGCCGGCGTCCCGGCCGAGCCGTCGCTCTCGGCCGGCGCGTTCGTGTGCAACCACGTGATGTACGCGCTGCTGGACGCCCCGGGGACGGCCCGCGCCGCCGGCTTCGTGCACGTGCCGTGGGACCTGGCGCATCGCCCGCAGCCGGACACCCCGGCCCTGCCGGCCGAGGACCTCGCCCGCGCGGTCGCGGAGGTCGCGCTCGTGGCCCTCGAGGGCGGCGCCGACCTCGACGTGCCCGGCGGCACCCTCCACTGAGGCCCCCTGCGGCGCCCGCCTCAGCGGCGCCGTCGGGGTCCGCGGCGCACGGGCCGCTCGACGTACCCGCCCAGCACCAGCCCGGCGCCGCGCTCGAACGGGTTGCGGGAGGCTGGGTCCCCGGTCCGCCAGGACGACCACGCCGCCGCCGCGGCGTACGCCGGCAGGAACGGCAGCCCCAGCATCCCGGCGTACTGGGCCGCGTGCCCGGCCTCGTGCCGCCACAGGTCCTCGGTCATCCGCAGTCCGGGCCGGGTGAACACCACGTCGCCCACGGTGAAGGCCGCGCCGCCGGGGAAGGAGTGCCGCCAGCCGCGGGCCTCGATCAGCCCGTGCGGACCGGGCCGCAGCGCGCAGCCGCTGACGACGGCGCCCACCAGCCCCAGCGGCGTGGACAGGTTGACGAGGTTCCACAGGCCCCGGGCGCGGGTGCGCCGGCGCAGGGGCGGGGGCCCGGCGCCCACGCCGGCGGGGGAGTCCGGGGCGGTCATGCGCCTCAGCCTAGGCCTGACGCGTCCGGCGCGGACACTAGACTGGCGGGCGTCCCACCGTCCCCCATGCGAAGGTCGTTGCCCCGATGACACCCAGCCCCGAGACCGGCGCGGAGCCCACGGCGCCCGCGGCGGAGATCTCCCCCGTGGACGCGGAGGCGGTGGACGCCGCCGTGCAGGACGCGCTCGCCGCGTTCGACGCCGCGGCCGACCTGGACGAGCTCAAGGCCGCCCGCCTGGCCCACACCGGCGACCGCGCCCCCCTGACCCTCGCGAACAAGGGGATCGGCGCCCTGCCCAAGGAGCGCAAGGCCGAGGCCGGCAAGCTCATGGGCGGCGCCCGCGGCCGCCTGAACAAGGCCCTGGCCGCCCGCACGGAGGTGCTCGAGGCCGAGCAGGCCGAGCGCATCCTGCGCGAGGAGACCGTGGACGTCACCGCGGCCGTCCGCCGCCGCCGCGTGGGCGCTCGCCACCCGCTGTCCCTGACGATGGACCGCGTGTCCGAGATCTTCGTGGGGATGGGCTGGGAGATCGCGGAGGGCCCCGAGCTCGAGTCCGAGTGGTTCAACTTCGACTCCCTGAACTTCGCCCCGGACCACCCGGCCCGCGAGATGCAGGACACCTTCTTCGTGGAGCCCTCCGAGGCCCACCTGCTGCTGCGCACCCACACCTCCCCGGTGCAGATGCGCTCCCTGCTCGAGCGCGGTGCGCCCACCTACGTGCTCTGCCCGGGCCGCACCTTCCGCACGGACGAGCTGGACGCCACCCACACCCCGGTGTTCCATCAGTTCGAGGGCCTGGCCGTGGACCGCGGGCTGACCATGGCCCACCTGCGCGGCACCCTCGAGTACTTCGCCCGGCAGATGTTCGGCGAGGAGGCGGCCATCCGCCTGCGCCCGAACTTCTTCCCCTTCACGGAGCCCAGCGCCGAGCTGGACATCTGGCACCCGGGCGCCAAGGGCGGGCCCCGCTGGATCGAGTGGGGCGGCTGCGGCATGGTCCACCCGAACGTGCTCCGCGCCGCCGGCCTGGACCCGGAGGAGTTCTCCGGCTTCGCGTTCGGCATGGGCGTGGAGCGCACGCTCATGTTCCGCAACGAGGTCCCGGACATGCGGGACATGATCGAGGGCGACGTCCGCTTCTCCCAGCACTTCGGAATGGAGGTCTGATCCATGCGCATCCCCCTGGACTGGCTGCGGGAGTTCGTGCCCGTGCCCGCCGAGCATCGCGCCGAGGACGTCATGGCGGACCTCGTCCGCGTGGGCCTCGAGGAGGAGGACGTCCACCGACCCTCCGACGAGCTGCGCGGCCCGATCGTCGTCGGGCAGGTGCTCTCCAAGGAGCCCGAGCCCCAGAAGAACGGCAAGACCATCAACTGGTGCACCGTCCGCGTGGTGCCCGAGGGCGCCGAGCAGACGCTCACCGGCGAGGGCATCGACCCGAGCGGCGTGCAGGGCGTGGTCTGCGGCGCCCACAACTTCGAGGTCGGGGACAAGGTCGTCGTGACCCTGCCCGGCGCCGTGCTGCCCGGGGACTTCCGGATCAGCCCGCGCAAGACTTACGGCCACGTCTCGGCCGGCATGATCGCCTCGGTGCGCGAGCTGGGCATTGGCGACGACCACGACGGCATCCTCGTGCTCTCCACCCTCGGCCTGGACCCCGAGCCCGGCACGGACGCCCTCGAGGTGCTGGACCTGCAGGGCGAGGCCGCCGAGATCAACGTGACCCCGGACCGCGGCTACGCGTTCTCGATGCGCGGCGTGGCCCGCGAGTACGCCCACGCGACGGGCGTGCCGTTTACGGACCCGGCCGCGGCGCTCACCCCGCCCGCCGCGGACGACGCCGGCCACCCGGTCCGGATCGCCGACGACGCCCCGATCTACGGCGCCCCCGGCGCCACGCGCTTCGTGGCGCGCACGGTCTCCGGCGTGGACGCCTCGCGTCCGACGCCGCCGTGGATGGCGGCGCGCCTGCGCCTGGCCGGCATCCGCTCCATCTCCCTGCCCGTGGACATCTCCAACTACGTGATGTGGGAGCTCGGCCAGCCGCTGCACTTCTACGACGCGCAGAAGCTCGCGGGCGAGATCGTGGTCCGCCGGGCCCGGGCGGGGGAGACCCTGCGCACCCTGGACGACAAGGAGCGCACGCTCGACCCCGAGGACCTGCTCATCACCGACGACTCCGGGCCCATCGGCCTCGCCGGCGTCATGGGCGGGCTGGCCACCGAGGTCACGGACGCGACCACGACGATCGTCATCGAGTCGGCGAACTTCGACCCCATCTCGATCGCCCGCACCCGCCGTCGCCACCGCCTGCCCTCCGAGGCCTCGAAGCGCAACGAGCGCGGCGTGGACTGGGAGATCGCGGACGAGGCGGCCGAGCGGGCCGTGCAGCTGCTCGTGGAGCTGGCCGGCGGCACCGCCGAGCCCGGCGTCACGGACGTCGGCACGCGCCCCGAGCCGGCCGTCGTCGAGATGGCCGCGGACTTCCCCACGGCCCTGGTGGGCGTGGAGTACACCGCGGACGAGGTCGCCGAGACCTTGCGCGCCCTGGGCGCGCAGGTGGAGGCCGCCGAGGCCGCCGACGGCGCCGCCCCCCGCCTGCGCGTGACCGCGCCCTCGTGGCGCACCGACCTGCGGATCCCCGAGGACCTCGTGGAGGAGGTCGCGCGCCTGCGCGGCTACGACGCGATCCCGTCCGTGGTGCCGGTGGCCCCGCCCGGGCGCGGCTTCACCCGCCGCCAGGCGCAGCGCCGCCGCGTGTCCGCCGCGCTCGCGGCCGCCGGGCACACCGAGGTGCTCGCCTACCCGTTCGTCTCCGCGGAGCAGAACCGCCGCTTCGGCGTGGACTCCGAGGAGCAGGGCGTGGCGCTGGAGATGGTGGCCCTGGCCAACCCGATCTCCTCGCAGTACCGGTACATGCGCCTGTCCCTGCTGCCCGGGCTCGTGGAGATCGCGCGCCGCAACCTGGGCCGCGGGTTCCGCGACCTCGCCCTGTACGAGGCGGGCCTCGTGTTCCTGCCCGGCACGCAGCTGGGCTCCGCGTCCATCCCGCCGCGCGCCGCGCACCCGGCCCCGGAGGTCCTCGCCGACCTCGAGGCCGGGATCCCGGCCCAGCCGTGGCGCGTGGCCGGCCTGTACGCCGGCCACGACTCGGCGCCCGGCCCGGACCACGCCCCGCGCCCCGTGGACTGGCAGGACGCCGTCTCCGGCGCCCTCGCCGTCGCCGACGTGCTCGGCGTCGAGCTCGCGGTCCGCCAGGGCCGCCACCACGCGTTCCATCCGGGCCGCGTGGCCGAGCTCGTCGTCCTCGGCGAGCGCGGGGACCAGGTGGTCGGCGTCGCCGGCGAGCTGCACCCGCAGTGGCTCGAGGCCGAGGATCTGCCCGCGCGCACCAGCGTGTGGGAGCTGGACCTCGACGCGCTGTGCGCCGCGGCCCCGCCGGCCGTGGTGGCCGCGCCGCTGTCCACGTACCCGATGAGCACCCAGGACGTGGCGCTCGTGGTGGAGGAGGCGGTCGTCGCCGGCGACGTGCGCGCGAGCCTCGCCGAGGGCGCGGGCGAGCTGCTGGAGTCCGTCGAGCTGTTCGACGTCTACCGCGGCCCCGGGGTCCCCGAGGGGAGCAAGTCGCTCGCGTTCTCGCTGCGCTTCCGCGCCCCGGACCGCACCCTCACCGCGGAGGAGGCCTCGGAGGCCCGGGCCGCGGCGACGGCGCTCGCCGCCCAGCGGCACGGGGCGGTCCAGCGCTGACCCCGCACCCCGCCGTCCGCGCCGGGATCCCCGGCGCGTGGGGCCTGACGTCGGCCGTCCCCGCTGAGGCGGGGGCGGCCGACGCCGCGTCCGGGGCCATCCTCGGACAGGTTGCGGCGGCGCTCGGCCGGCTCTGGGACGAGCCGGTCGGCCCCCTCGCGCTGGAGCGCCGCTGCCCGGGGTGCGCCGGCACGGACCACGGGGCCCCGCGGCTGCGGGGGCTGCCGGCCGGCCGGCGCGCGCTCGTCTCGTTCTCCCGAGTCACGGATCCGCGCACCGGCGTCCGGCTGCGGGTCGGCGCCTGGTGGGCGCCGGGCGGCGACGGTGACGGCGCCGAGGACGCTGCGGGGCCCGACGACGGTCCCGCCGCCGCGCAGGGCCTCGGCCTCGACGTGGAGCGGGTGGACGCGCCCGCGTTCGCCGATCCTGGCGCGCTCGGCGAGGTCGGCTTCTCGCCGGCGGAGCGCGGGTGGGCGGCCGCGCTGCCGCGGTCCGAGCGGCCCGCGGCGCGGGCCCGGCTCTGGACGCGCAAGGAGGCGCTCGTGAAGGCGGCCGGCACCGGCTTCACGGGGGACCCGGCCGACGTCGCCGCGCTGCACCCGCC
The sequence above is a segment of the Micrococcus endophyticus genome. Coding sequences within it:
- a CDS encoding Rv2578c family radical SAM protein gives rise to the protein MRWEAQTLRSESGAQREAAGTPAGSAALLPLSDLQRSVTTPEFAGVTFHEVLAKTALNAVPAASAMPFRWTVNPYRGCTHACRYCYARSTHSFLDLDAGEDFDRQIVVKVNVAQVLRAELARPTWGREAVALGTNTDPYQRAEGRYSLMPGIIEALADSGTPFSVLTKGTLLARDVPLLQAASRSVPVQVSLSLAMLDPTVAAAVEPGTPSPAARLRLIERLAAAGADVTVMAMPLLPWLTDGDRDLDALMRALAAAGAARVMPGALHLRPGAKEWYLRWIRQEHPDLLAGYEQMYARSAYAPESYRRTLARAAGEAAARHGLTRGGAHGIRREDGPVARPVPRSTPVAVPAPAAPAQPALF
- a CDS encoding pyroglutamyl-peptidase I, whose amino-acid sequence is MVAMTTPAFASAVRVLLTGFEPFGGDGHNPSIVAARDAVALLAERGVAAEAVELPCAFAAAGPALAAALERTRPEAAVAVGLAGGTGAVRVERIAVNLQDARIPDNAGDQPVDRPVRAEGPAAHFATLPVKRAVEAVRAAGVPAEPSLSAGAFVCNHVMYALLDAPGTARAAGFVHVPWDLAHRPQPDTPALPAEDLARAVAEVALVALEGGADLDVPGGTLH
- the pheS gene encoding phenylalanine--tRNA ligase subunit alpha, with amino-acid sequence MTPSPETGAEPTAPAAEISPVDAEAVDAAVQDALAAFDAAADLDELKAARLAHTGDRAPLTLANKGIGALPKERKAEAGKLMGGARGRLNKALAARTEVLEAEQAERILREETVDVTAAVRRRRVGARHPLSLTMDRVSEIFVGMGWEIAEGPELESEWFNFDSLNFAPDHPAREMQDTFFVEPSEAHLLLRTHTSPVQMRSLLERGAPTYVLCPGRTFRTDELDATHTPVFHQFEGLAVDRGLTMAHLRGTLEYFARQMFGEEAAIRLRPNFFPFTEPSAELDIWHPGAKGGPRWIEWGGCGMVHPNVLRAAGLDPEEFSGFAFGMGVERTLMFRNEVPDMRDMIEGDVRFSQHFGMEV
- the pheT gene encoding phenylalanine--tRNA ligase subunit beta — protein: MRIPLDWLREFVPVPAEHRAEDVMADLVRVGLEEEDVHRPSDELRGPIVVGQVLSKEPEPQKNGKTINWCTVRVVPEGAEQTLTGEGIDPSGVQGVVCGAHNFEVGDKVVVTLPGAVLPGDFRISPRKTYGHVSAGMIASVRELGIGDDHDGILVLSTLGLDPEPGTDALEVLDLQGEAAEINVTPDRGYAFSMRGVAREYAHATGVPFTDPAAALTPPAADDAGHPVRIADDAPIYGAPGATRFVARTVSGVDASRPTPPWMAARLRLAGIRSISLPVDISNYVMWELGQPLHFYDAQKLAGEIVVRRARAGETLRTLDDKERTLDPEDLLITDDSGPIGLAGVMGGLATEVTDATTTIVIESANFDPISIARTRRRHRLPSEASKRNERGVDWEIADEAAERAVQLLVELAGGTAEPGVTDVGTRPEPAVVEMAADFPTALVGVEYTADEVAETLRALGAQVEAAEAADGAAPRLRVTAPSWRTDLRIPEDLVEEVARLRGYDAIPSVVPVAPPGRGFTRRQAQRRRVSAALAAAGHTEVLAYPFVSAEQNRRFGVDSEEQGVALEMVALANPISSQYRYMRLSLLPGLVEIARRNLGRGFRDLALYEAGLVFLPGTQLGSASIPPRAAHPAPEVLADLEAGIPAQPWRVAGLYAGHDSAPGPDHAPRPVDWQDAVSGALAVADVLGVELAVRQGRHHAFHPGRVAELVVLGERGDQVVGVAGELHPQWLEAEDLPARTSVWELDLDALCAAAPPAVVAAPLSTYPMSTQDVALVVEEAVVAGDVRASLAEGAGELLESVELFDVYRGPGVPEGSKSLAFSLRFRAPDRTLTAEEASEARAAATALAAQRHGAVQR
- a CDS encoding 4'-phosphopantetheinyl transferase family protein, coding for MRVGAWWAPGGDGDGAEDAAGPDDGPAAAQGLGLDVERVDAPAFADPGALGEVGFSPAERGWAAALPRSERPAARARLWTRKEALVKAAGTGFTGDPADVAALHPPPGVVLLDVAAGLPDGIVGSVALRRA